The Candidatus Aminicenantes bacterium genome includes the window TGTCCGTTCCTACTGCCGGCACTTGGTCGAGGTGTGCGCATGCCTGTTTCAGCCTTTGCGCGAAAGTGATCCCCGGATACCCCAGCTCGGCGAAAGCCGTCTCCAGGGCCGGGCTGAGCTTCCGGTACCATAGGAGCAATGTTTCGTCCGGGATGGCCGCGAACACGT containing:
- a CDS encoding DUF3014 domain-containing protein encodes the protein VFAAIPDETLLLWYRKLSPALETAFAELGYPGITFAQRLKQACAHLDQVPAVGTDIALEKKILSYAYADVSLEDLSQAQKHLLRLGPQNVARIQKKLRRFIAAIGF